The Candidatus Celerinatantimonas neptuna DNA segment TGCCTCCCACTGCTTTGCTTTTCAACAGGTGATGAAACATCTTTCTGTTCGCACTAATTGGCGCGAGGCTTTACGCTTTGCCCGTTCGGTAAATGACTGGCCTGTATTTGAAGATGCGTATGGAGCACTGCACTATCTGAGAAAATTTTTTCATGTGCTAGTCCGCTGTGACCGGGAGCCGGAAGATGTGCCATCTATCGTTGATAAATTTAATATAAATCATAGAGATATAATCATCCGAACTCCCGGCGAAGATGCGATCAAATCGGCGATTGTAAGGCTGGGTCAAAGCGCTGATACCTGTTTACATCTGACATCGCCTTTTTTAGCGCCGTTGTCCTCGTTTGAAAATATTCAGATCATCAGACGAAATGACCCGGCTTATGAGTCTGATGATTCGTTAGCGAGGGTTGTGATGGAGCATCAGAGCCACCTTAGACATTCGTGGCATTGATTATGCTAGATCCATCTGCTGTTGGCTTATCCACTTCATCAAATATATAGGTGACTGTTGTGCAGTAGATGCTGTTGCATCGGTGTTTGGCCAATGGATCTTTATTATCTACCCACATTTGCAGATTGAGGATCTTTTTATGGACTCAGATATGAGACTTGACCGTATCGATATCAACATACTGACTCAGTTGCAGAAAAATGGGCGAATGACTAATGTGAAGCTGGCCGATGCGGTTGGGTTATCGGCAAGCCCCTGTTTACAGCGTGTAAAGCGACTCGAACGAAGCGGATTTATTCAGAACTATAAAGCGTTTTTAAATTTGGCTAAGATTGCCGAATATGTCACGGTTTATACCGAAGTGTATATCAATGGTCATAAGCGGGAAGATTTTATCAAGTTTGAAAACAGTATGAAAAAGGTTGATGAAGTGATGGAATGTCATCTCATCAGTGGTGGGTATGATTATCTTGTCCGTTTTGTAACCCGTAATATTGCCCATTA contains these protein-coding regions:
- the lrp_2 gene encoding Leucine-responsive regulatory protein; translation: MDSDMRLDRIDINILTQLQKNGRMTNVKLADAVGLSASPCLQRVKRLERSGFIQNYKAFLNLAKIAEYVTVYTEVYINGHKREDFIKFENSMKKVDEVMECHLISGGYDYLVRFVTRNIAHYQEVIEGLVDSNIGISKYFSYIVIKSPVVKEDMPLQILIEPRRAC